One window from the genome of Haladaptatus paucihalophilus DX253 encodes:
- a CDS encoding Lrp/AsnC ligand binding domain-containing protein, with product MVHAFIMVNTAAGKSQGLLESVRGLANVGEAHIVAGDFDIIVEVDTDEVYEVLQTSSSDIQGLDGVVDTKTYIAID from the coding sequence ATGGTGCACGCGTTTATCATGGTTAACACGGCCGCCGGAAAGTCCCAAGGGTTGCTCGAATCGGTGCGCGGCCTGGCGAACGTGGGGGAGGCGCACATCGTCGCCGGGGACTTCGACATCATCGTCGAGGTGGACACGGACGAGGTGTACGAAGTACTCCAAACCTCCTCGTCCGATATTCAGGGACTCGATGGCGTCGTGGACACCAAAACGTACATCGCTATCGACTGA
- a CDS encoding potassium channel family protein — protein sequence MRFVIIGAGRVGLRTARVLREEGHEVVLVENDANKVKRARTDDFEVIEGDGSRESVLEQADLDTADALGGLTGDLNVNFAACMVGKHHGCRTILRIDNDYREDIYRKFASDVDEVVYPERLGAIGAKNALLGGNIRAIADIAQNLQVVELTITEESPMRGYSISELELPANSRILAFGKHDERIGIPLPDDSLEVGDRVAVLADFGVLDDVRKILVGDGSRAAAGAGGV from the coding sequence ATGCGATTCGTTATCATAGGTGCAGGTAGGGTCGGCCTGCGAACCGCTCGCGTCCTCCGCGAAGAGGGGCACGAGGTCGTGTTGGTGGAAAACGACGCGAACAAAGTGAAGCGTGCGCGCACCGACGACTTCGAGGTCATCGAGGGCGACGGGTCGCGCGAGTCGGTCCTCGAACAGGCGGACCTCGACACCGCGGACGCCCTCGGGGGGTTGACGGGGGACCTAAACGTCAACTTCGCGGCCTGCATGGTCGGCAAACACCACGGCTGTCGAACCATTCTGCGCATCGACAACGACTACCGGGAGGACATCTACCGGAAGTTCGCCAGCGACGTGGACGAAGTGGTCTACCCCGAGCGACTGGGAGCCATCGGTGCGAAAAACGCCCTCCTCGGCGGGAACATCCGCGCCATCGCCGATATCGCCCAGAACTTGCAGGTGGTCGAACTCACCATCACCGAGGAGTCACCCATGCGCGGCTACTCCATCAGCGAACTCGAACTACCCGCGAACTCGCGCATCCTCGCGTTCGGCAAGCACGACGAGCGGATCGGCATTCCGCTCCCGGACGACTCCCTCGAAGTCGGCGACAGGGTAGCCGTCCTCGCCGATTTCGGGGTGTTGGACGACGTTCGGAAGATACTCGTCGGCGACGGCAGTCGAGCGGCCGCGGGAGCGGGGGGTGTCTGA
- a CDS encoding Lrp/AsnC family transcriptional regulator: MVAAYIMVKANTGEADRLKNAILDIDGVEDAHIVAGDVDLIVKVDVENPAEVKTVAADGIQGVQGVEDTQTYISMD, encoded by the coding sequence ATGGTCGCCGCATACATCATGGTCAAGGCGAACACGGGCGAGGCGGACCGGTTGAAGAACGCGATTCTCGACATCGACGGCGTGGAAGACGCCCACATCGTCGCGGGCGACGTGGACCTCATCGTGAAGGTGGACGTCGAGAACCCCGCCGAAGTGAAGACCGTCGCTGCCGACGGAATTCAGGGCGTGCAGGGCGTCGAGGACACTCAGACGTACATATCTATGGACTAA
- a CDS encoding DUF5813 family protein — protein MTQTNAVERAFGLHDGFESDDDGYLVTTTPFDGRVTVSDSIRVTVRMPMLSGVVADDSVADVVETGWFETLELRLEDAHTVVSSDDATPPTIRRDGDEVVLEVEFSGYPDKAAENAKAVVDFAEGTWMQGLIPGYDYDEPAAGMLNRAHQSYD, from the coding sequence ATGACGCAGACGAACGCGGTCGAACGAGCCTTCGGCCTGCACGACGGCTTCGAATCGGACGACGACGGCTACCTCGTGACCACGACGCCGTTCGACGGACGCGTTACCGTATCCGACTCCATCCGAGTGACCGTCAGAATGCCGATGCTTTCGGGCGTCGTGGCGGACGATTCGGTCGCCGACGTCGTTGAAACCGGTTGGTTCGAAACGCTCGAACTCCGACTGGAAGACGCCCACACGGTCGTTTCCTCGGACGACGCGACGCCACCGACGATAAGGCGAGACGGCGACGAAGTAGTCCTCGAAGTCGAGTTCTCGGGGTATCCCGACAAAGCGGCCGAGAACGCGAAGGCGGTCGTGGATTTCGCCGAGGGGACGTGGATGCAAGGTCTGATTCCCGGCTACGACTACGACGAACCCGCCGCGGGGATGTTGAACCGGGCACACCAATCCTACGACTAA